Proteins encoded together in one Passer domesticus isolate bPasDom1 chromosome 6, bPasDom1.hap1, whole genome shotgun sequence window:
- the BDNF gene encoding brain-derived neurotrophic factor isoform X3, translating to MTILFFTMVISYFTCMKAAPMKEASLRGQGSLAYPGLRTHGTLESINGPSAGSRGLTSLADTFEHVIEELLDEEQDIQPSEGNKDADLYTSRVMLSSQVPLEPPLLFLLEEYKNYLDAANMSMRVRRHSDPARRGELSVCDSTSEWVTAAEKKTAVDMSGATVTVLEKVPVPKGQLKQYFYETKCNPKGYTKEGCRGIDKRHWNSQCRTTQSYVRALTMDNKKRVGWRFIRIDTSCVCTLTIKRGR from the coding sequence ATGACCATCCTTTTCTTTACTATGGTTATCTCATACTTCACTTGCATGAAAGCTGCCCCAATGAAAGAAGCCAGTCTAAGAGGACAAGGCAGCTTGGCTTACCCGGGGCTCCGGACCCACGGGACTCTGGAGAGCATCAATGGGCCCAGTGCTGGTTCCAGGGGCCTGACGTCGCTGGCAGACACTTTTGAACACGTCATAGAGGAGCTTCTAGACGAGGAGCAGGACATCCAGCCCAGCGAGGGAAACAAGGATGCAGACTTGTACACATCCCGAGTCATGCTGAGCAGCCAAGTGCCTTTGGAACCCCcgctgctgttcctgctggagGAGTACAAAAACTACCTGGACGCCGCCAACATGTCCATGCGGGTGCGGCGGCACTCGGACCCGGCGCGCCGCGGCGAGCTGAGCGTGTGCGACAGCACCAGCGAGTGGGTGACGGCCGCCGAGAAAAAGACTGCGGTGGACATGTCCGGGGCCACCGTCACCGTGCTGGAGAAAGTCCCCGTGCCCAAGGGCCAGCTGAAGCAATACTTCTACGAGACCAAATGCAACCCCAAGGGGTACACAAaggagggctgcaggggcaTAGACAAGAGGCACTGGAACTCGCAGTGCCGAACTACGCAGTCTTACGTGAGAGCTCTCACCATGGATAACAAAAAGAGAGTTGGCTGGCGCTTCATAAGGATAGACACTTCCTGTGTATGTACATTGACCATTAAAAGGGGAAGATAG
- the BDNF gene encoding brain-derived neurotrophic factor isoform X1 → MFHQVRRVMTILFFTMVISYFTCMKAAPMKEASLRGQGSLAYPGLRTHGTLESINGPSAGSRGLTSLADTFEHVIEELLDEEQDIQPSEGNKDADLYTSRVMLSSQVPLEPPLLFLLEEYKNYLDAANMSMRVRRHSDPARRGELSVCDSTSEWVTAAEKKTAVDMSGATVTVLEKVPVPKGQLKQYFYETKCNPKGYTKEGCRGIDKRHWNSQCRTTQSYVRALTMDNKKRVGWRFIRIDTSCVCTLTIKRGR, encoded by the coding sequence TTCCACCAAGTGAGAAGAGTGATGACCATCCTTTTCTTTACTATGGTTATCTCATACTTCACTTGCATGAAAGCTGCCCCAATGAAAGAAGCCAGTCTAAGAGGACAAGGCAGCTTGGCTTACCCGGGGCTCCGGACCCACGGGACTCTGGAGAGCATCAATGGGCCCAGTGCTGGTTCCAGGGGCCTGACGTCGCTGGCAGACACTTTTGAACACGTCATAGAGGAGCTTCTAGACGAGGAGCAGGACATCCAGCCCAGCGAGGGAAACAAGGATGCAGACTTGTACACATCCCGAGTCATGCTGAGCAGCCAAGTGCCTTTGGAACCCCcgctgctgttcctgctggagGAGTACAAAAACTACCTGGACGCCGCCAACATGTCCATGCGGGTGCGGCGGCACTCGGACCCGGCGCGCCGCGGCGAGCTGAGCGTGTGCGACAGCACCAGCGAGTGGGTGACGGCCGCCGAGAAAAAGACTGCGGTGGACATGTCCGGGGCCACCGTCACCGTGCTGGAGAAAGTCCCCGTGCCCAAGGGCCAGCTGAAGCAATACTTCTACGAGACCAAATGCAACCCCAAGGGGTACACAAaggagggctgcaggggcaTAGACAAGAGGCACTGGAACTCGCAGTGCCGAACTACGCAGTCTTACGTGAGAGCTCTCACCATGGATAACAAAAAGAGAGTTGGCTGGCGCTTCATAAGGATAGACACTTCCTGTGTATGTACATTGACCATTAAAAGGGGAAGATAG
- the BDNF gene encoding brain-derived neurotrophic factor isoform X2 gives MFHQVRRVMTILFFTMVISYFTCMKAAPMKEASLRGQGSLAYPGLRTHGTLESINGPSAGSRGLTSLADTFEHVIEELLDEEQDIQPSEGNKDADLYTSRVMLSSQVPLEPPLLFLLEEYKNYLDAANMSMRVRRHSDPARRGELSVCDSTSEWVTAAEKKTAVDMSGATVTVLEKVPVPKGQLKQYFYETKCNPKGYTKEGCRGIDKRHWNSQCRTTQSYVRALTMDNKKRVGWRFIRIDTSCVCTLTIKRGR, from the exons ATG TTCCACCAAGTGAGAAGAGTGATGACCATCCTTTTCTTTACTATGGTTATCTCATACTTCACTTGCATGAAAGCTGCCCCAATGAAAGAAGCCAGTCTAAGAGGACAAGGCAGCTTGGCTTACCCGGGGCTCCGGACCCACGGGACTCTGGAGAGCATCAATGGGCCCAGTGCTGGTTCCAGGGGCCTGACGTCGCTGGCAGACACTTTTGAACACGTCATAGAGGAGCTTCTAGACGAGGAGCAGGACATCCAGCCCAGCGAGGGAAACAAGGATGCAGACTTGTACACATCCCGAGTCATGCTGAGCAGCCAAGTGCCTTTGGAACCCCcgctgctgttcctgctggagGAGTACAAAAACTACCTGGACGCCGCCAACATGTCCATGCGGGTGCGGCGGCACTCGGACCCGGCGCGCCGCGGCGAGCTGAGCGTGTGCGACAGCACCAGCGAGTGGGTGACGGCCGCCGAGAAAAAGACTGCGGTGGACATGTCCGGGGCCACCGTCACCGTGCTGGAGAAAGTCCCCGTGCCCAAGGGCCAGCTGAAGCAATACTTCTACGAGACCAAATGCAACCCCAAGGGGTACACAAaggagggctgcaggggcaTAGACAAGAGGCACTGGAACTCGCAGTGCCGAACTACGCAGTCTTACGTGAGAGCTCTCACCATGGATAACAAAAAGAGAGTTGGCTGGCGCTTCATAAGGATAGACACTTCCTGTGTATGTACATTGACCATTAAAAGGGGAAGATAG